A single Lactuca sativa cultivar Salinas chromosome 8, Lsat_Salinas_v11, whole genome shotgun sequence DNA region contains:
- the LOC111893834 gene encoding cysteine-rich receptor-like protein kinase 2: MKKSTLLIALITIPLLISTSNGDARTQVIKMYCDEGFENNQTIFVPNFVQAMEIINVRLRTSNNATIEIGTGLNKNYALAQCFNDLSSQDCMLCYAQLRTVLPGCYPHSGGRIYIDGCYMRLQNYSFFQEYKGPNDTIVCGNVTRESLGFRDLTQQAVVDVVSEALSSDEYFGRAEVVVASGGGGGGNESVFVMAECWRTLSPADCRKCLENASAAISKCLPSTEGRALNTGCFMRYSDRDFLNPVEVIQSSNNRGKMVTVIVSIVSFVVVLIVALTIVLYIRRRRYIQYRRRGSYDAEKLAKILTDSSLNFKYSTVEKATANWNESNKLGQGGFGTVYKGVLSDGREIAVKRLYVNNKFRVADFYNEVNIISSVEHKNLVRLLGCSCSGPESILVYEYLPNMSLDRFIFDETKGRTLNWEKRFEIIIGTTEGLVYLHENTKTRIIHRDIKASNILLDLRLRAKIADFGLARSFQDDQTHLSTAIAGTLGYMAPEYLAHGQLTEKADVYSFGVLLLEIVSGVENNRSNTTEYTDSIVSTAWKHFQEGTVEQIFDPNLLMGIYPNIIFKKDAIKVVHVGLLCTQEAPSLRPTMSTVLKMLAKDEHLPFPSNPPFIDEKTMELNNITQTILGDHERESSYSIATISHSQFYPR, encoded by the exons ATGAAGAAATCAACCCTCCTCATCGCTTTAATCACAATCCCCCTACTAATATCAACATCAAACGGGGATGCTAGAACACAAGTAATCAAAATGTATTGCGACGAAGGATTCGAaaacaatcaaaccatattcgTCCCAAATTTCGTACAAGCAATGGAAATCATCAACGTCCGATTACGAACATCAAACAACGCAACCATAGAAATCGGAACAGGACTCAACAAAAATTACGCTCTCGCTCAATGCTTCAACGATCTCTCTTCACAAGATTGTATGTTATGCTACGCCCAACTCCGTACTGTTCTTCCCGGTTGCTATCCCCATAGCGGTGGTCGGATTTACATCGACGGTTGTTATATGCGGCTTCAGAATTATAGCTTTTTTCAAGAGTATAAAGGACCTAATGATACGATTGTTTGTGGGAATGTAACGAGGGAGagtttagggtttcgagatttgaCTCAACAGGCGGTGGTGGATGTTGTGTCGGAGGCGTTGAGTAGTGATGAGTATTTTGGGAGggcggaggtggtggtggcgagtggtggtggtggtggtggtaatgaGTCGGTGTTTGTGATGGCGGAATGTTGGAGGACTTTGAGTCCGGCGGATTGTAGGAAGTGTTTGGAGAATGCGTCGGCGGCGATTTCGAAATGTTTGCCGTCGACGGAGGGAAGGGCGTTGAATACGGGGTGTTTTATGAGGTATTCTGATAGGGATTTTTTGAATCCTGTAGAGGTGATACAGAGCTCCAACAATAGAG GAAAGATGGTAACGGTTATTGTTTCTATTGTTAGTTTTGTGGTGGTTTTGATAGTTGCTTTGACTATTGTTTTATATATTAGGAGACGTAGATATATACAATACAGGAGAAGAG GCTCTTATGATGCTGAGAAATTGGCAAAGATTCTTACTGACAGTAGCTTAAACTTCAAATACTCCACTGTTGAGAAAGCCACAGCAAATTGGAATGAATCCAACAAGCTTGGCCAGGGAGGATTTGGAACCGTTTACAAG GGGGTACTTTCAGATGGAAGAGAAATAGCTGTGAAGAGGCTTTACGTCAACAACAAATTCAGAGTAGCAGATTTCTACAACGAAGTTAACATAATTAGCAGTGTTGAACACAAAAACCTTGTCAGGCTTTTAGGATGCAGTTGTTCAGGACCCGAAAGCATTCTCGTATATGAATATCTTCCCAACATGAGTCTCGACCGCTTCATTTTTG ATGAAACAAAGGGAAGAACACTAAACTGGGAGAAGAGATTTGAGATCATTATTGGTACAACAGAAGGTCTAGTATACCTTCATGAGAACACCAAGACCCGTATTATTCACAGGGATATCAAAGCTTCTAACATCTTGTTAGACTTGCGTCTTCGTGCTAAAATAGCCGATTTTGGGTTAGCCAGATCTTTTCAAGATGATCAAACTCACCTCAGTACTGCTATTGCGGGTACACT TGGATATATGGCTCCAGAGTATCTAGCCCATGGTCAATTAACCGAAAAGGCAGATGTTTACAGCTTTGGTGTTTTACTTCTAGAAATAGTTAGTGGTGTAGAAAACAACAGAAGCAATACAACAGAATATACGGACAGCATAGTCTCTACT GCATGGAAGCACTTCCAGGAAGGTACAGTGGAGCAAATCTTTGACCCGAATCTATTGATGGGTATTTACCCAAACATTATATTCAAAAAAGACGCAATAAAAGTGGTACATGTAGGACTTCTTTGCACCCAAGAAGCTCCATCTTTAAGGCCAACAATGTCAACTGTACTAAAAATGTTGGCAAAAGATGAACATTTACCCTTCCCTTCTAATCCCCCTTTCATAGACGAAAAAACTATGGAACTCAACAACATTACACAAACTATACTTGGTGATCATGAAAGGGAAAGTTCTTATTCGATTGCTACAATTTCCCACAGTCAATTCTACCCTAGGTAA